Proteins co-encoded in one Ziziphus jujuba cultivar Dongzao chromosome 9, ASM3175591v1 genomic window:
- the LOC107427318 gene encoding uncharacterized protein LOC107427318 isoform X3: MEALASSSSKSGPQPQPKIIFVLNNLSLTENYEDDFLSGQFLLPRPLEIICDAYAPPLQFILETPLNMLGRIGAVCLSFGSRGYYEIIPAAHAGNALSPNAIRELLVELFRTHLVLHQQHLVSAARYIASDEQHLTNRLPANSLIIGGCQVKSLVVVINYLWVKVGGFARREIANHIGEYVRAQMGPRIMLGNRIAVIVYLMYKRAP; this comes from the exons ATGGAAGCCCTAGCTTCGAGCTCCTCCAAATCTGGGCCTCAGCCTCAACCTAAGATCATTTTTGTCCTCAATAACCTTTCGTTGACTGAGAATTATGAAGATGATTTTCTTTCCGGTCAA TTTCTTTTGCCTCGACCGTTGGAGATTATCTGTGATGCTTACGCACCG CCTTTGCAATTCATTTTGGAGACCCCCCTTAATATGCTAGGCAGGATAGGAGCTGTCTGCTTAAGTTTTGGAAGCAGAGGATATTATGAGATAATACCTGCAGCTCATGCTGGAAATGCGCTGTCACCAAATGCAATAAGGGAATTGTTGg TTGAACTGTTTCGGACTCACTTGGTTCTACATCAGCAACACTTGGTGTCTGCAGCTCGGTATATTGCCAGTGATGAACAGCATTTGACTAATAGATTGCCCGCAAACTCTCTCATTATTGGTGGGTGTCAAGTCAAAAGTCTTGTAGTTGTTATTAATTATCTATGGGTTAAGGTTGGTGGATTTGCTAGGAGAGAGATTGCCAATCATATTGGAGAATATGTGAGAG CTCAAATGGGTCCAAGGATCATGCTGGGAAACAGGATTGCAGTCATTGTGTATTTAATGTATAAAAGAGCCCCTTG A
- the LOC107427318 gene encoding uncharacterized protein LOC107427318 isoform X1, translated as MEALASSSSKSGPQPQPKIIFVLNNLSLTENYEDDFLSGQFLLPRPLEIICDAYAPPLQFILETPLNMLGRIGAVCLSFGSRGYYEIIPAAHAGNALSPNAIRELLVELFRTHLVLHQQHLVSAARYIASDEQHLTNRLPANSLIIGGCQVKSLVVVINYLWVKVGGFARREIANHIGEYVRAQMGPRIMLGNRIAVIVYLMYKRAPWYLSLFSLDFKSINYDL; from the exons ATGGAAGCCCTAGCTTCGAGCTCCTCCAAATCTGGGCCTCAGCCTCAACCTAAGATCATTTTTGTCCTCAATAACCTTTCGTTGACTGAGAATTATGAAGATGATTTTCTTTCCGGTCAA TTTCTTTTGCCTCGACCGTTGGAGATTATCTGTGATGCTTACGCACCG CCTTTGCAATTCATTTTGGAGACCCCCCTTAATATGCTAGGCAGGATAGGAGCTGTCTGCTTAAGTTTTGGAAGCAGAGGATATTATGAGATAATACCTGCAGCTCATGCTGGAAATGCGCTGTCACCAAATGCAATAAGGGAATTGTTGg TTGAACTGTTTCGGACTCACTTGGTTCTACATCAGCAACACTTGGTGTCTGCAGCTCGGTATATTGCCAGTGATGAACAGCATTTGACTAATAGATTGCCCGCAAACTCTCTCATTATTGGTGGGTGTCAAGTCAAAAGTCTTGTAGTTGTTATTAATTATCTATGGGTTAAGGTTGGTGGATTTGCTAGGAGAGAGATTGCCAATCATATTGGAGAATATGTGAGAG CTCAAATGGGTCCAAGGATCATGCTGGGAAACAGGATTGCAGTCATTGTGTATTTAATGTATAAAAGAGCCCCTTGGTATCTCTCTTTATTTAGCTTAGATTTCAAATCCATAAACTATGATCTCTGA
- the LOC107427318 gene encoding uncharacterized protein LOC107427318 isoform X4, translated as MEALASSSSKSGPQPQPKIIFVLNNLSLTENYEDDFLSGQFLLPRPLEIICDAYAPPLQFILETPLNMLGRIGAVCLSFGSRGYYEIIPAAHAGNALSPNAIRELLVELFRTHLVLHQQHLVSAARYIASDEQHLTNRLPANSLIIGGCQVKSLVVVINYLWVKVGGFARREIANHIGEYVRAQMGPRIMLGNRIAVIVYLIFKY; from the exons ATGGAAGCCCTAGCTTCGAGCTCCTCCAAATCTGGGCCTCAGCCTCAACCTAAGATCATTTTTGTCCTCAATAACCTTTCGTTGACTGAGAATTATGAAGATGATTTTCTTTCCGGTCAA TTTCTTTTGCCTCGACCGTTGGAGATTATCTGTGATGCTTACGCACCG CCTTTGCAATTCATTTTGGAGACCCCCCTTAATATGCTAGGCAGGATAGGAGCTGTCTGCTTAAGTTTTGGAAGCAGAGGATATTATGAGATAATACCTGCAGCTCATGCTGGAAATGCGCTGTCACCAAATGCAATAAGGGAATTGTTGg TTGAACTGTTTCGGACTCACTTGGTTCTACATCAGCAACACTTGGTGTCTGCAGCTCGGTATATTGCCAGTGATGAACAGCATTTGACTAATAGATTGCCCGCAAACTCTCTCATTATTGGTGGGTGTCAAGTCAAAAGTCTTGTAGTTGTTATTAATTATCTATGGGTTAAGGTTGGTGGATTTGCTAGGAGAGAGATTGCCAATCATATTGGAGAATATGTGAGAG CTCAAATGGGTCCAAGGATCATGCTGGGAAACAGGATTGCAGTCATTGTGTATTTAAT ATTCAAATATTGA
- the LOC107427318 gene encoding uncharacterized protein LOC107427318 isoform X2: MEALASSSSKSGPQPQPKIIFVLNNLSLTENYEDDFLSGQFLLPRPLEIICDAYAPPLQFILETPLNMLGRIGAVCLSFGSRGYYEIIPAAHAGNALSPNAIRELLVELFRTHLVLHQQHLVSAARYIASDEQHLTNRLPANSLIIGGCQVKSLVVVINYLWVKVGGFARREIANHIGEYVRVSGCSLTASSTVAKVCIECMNALGID; the protein is encoded by the exons ATGGAAGCCCTAGCTTCGAGCTCCTCCAAATCTGGGCCTCAGCCTCAACCTAAGATCATTTTTGTCCTCAATAACCTTTCGTTGACTGAGAATTATGAAGATGATTTTCTTTCCGGTCAA TTTCTTTTGCCTCGACCGTTGGAGATTATCTGTGATGCTTACGCACCG CCTTTGCAATTCATTTTGGAGACCCCCCTTAATATGCTAGGCAGGATAGGAGCTGTCTGCTTAAGTTTTGGAAGCAGAGGATATTATGAGATAATACCTGCAGCTCATGCTGGAAATGCGCTGTCACCAAATGCAATAAGGGAATTGTTGg TTGAACTGTTTCGGACTCACTTGGTTCTACATCAGCAACACTTGGTGTCTGCAGCTCGGTATATTGCCAGTGATGAACAGCATTTGACTAATAGATTGCCCGCAAACTCTCTCATTATTGGTGGGTGTCAAGTCAAAAGTCTTGTAGTTGTTATTAATTATCTATGGGTTAAGGTTGGTGGATTTGCTAGGAGAGAGATTGCCAATCATATTGGAGAATATGTGAGAG TTTCTGGGTGTAGTTTAACTGCATCCTCCACCGTTGCTAAAGTTTGTATTGAATGTATGAATGCATTGGGCATAGACTAA
- the LOC107427318 gene encoding uncharacterized protein LOC107427318 isoform X5, producing MKMIFFPVNFFCLDRWRLSVMLTHRIGAVCLSFGSRGYYEIIPAAHAGNALSPNAIRELLVELFRTHLVLHQQHLVSAARYIASDEQHLTNRLPANSLIIGGCQVKSLVVVINYLWVKVGGFARREIANHIGEYVRAQMGPRIMLGNRIAVIVYLMYKRAPWYLSLFSLDFKSINYDL from the exons ATGAAGATGATTTTCTTTCCGGTCAA TTTCTTTTGCCTCGACCGTTGGAGATTATCTGTGATGCTTACGCACCG GATAGGAGCTGTCTGCTTAAGTTTTGGAAGCAGAGGATATTATGAGATAATACCTGCAGCTCATGCTGGAAATGCGCTGTCACCAAATGCAATAAGGGAATTGTTGg TTGAACTGTTTCGGACTCACTTGGTTCTACATCAGCAACACTTGGTGTCTGCAGCTCGGTATATTGCCAGTGATGAACAGCATTTGACTAATAGATTGCCCGCAAACTCTCTCATTATTGGTGGGTGTCAAGTCAAAAGTCTTGTAGTTGTTATTAATTATCTATGGGTTAAGGTTGGTGGATTTGCTAGGAGAGAGATTGCCAATCATATTGGAGAATATGTGAGAG CTCAAATGGGTCCAAGGATCATGCTGGGAAACAGGATTGCAGTCATTGTGTATTTAATGTATAAAAGAGCCCCTTGGTATCTCTCTTTATTTAGCTTAGATTTCAAATCCATAAACTATGATCTCTGA